tgtgtacgtacgtgcgagcgttcgtgtgtgtgtgtgtacgtgcgtgtgtacgtacgtgcgtgcgttcgtgtgtacctacgtgcgtgcgttcgtgtgtacctacgtgcgtgcgttcgtgtgtgtgtgtgtacgtgcgtgtgtacgtacgtgcgtgcgttcgtgtgtacctacgtgcgtgcgttcgtgtgtacgtgcgtgcgtgcgtgtgtacctacgtgcgtgcgttcgtgtgtacctacgtgcgtgcgttcgtgtgtacgtgcgtgcgtgtgtacctacgtgcgtgcgttcgtgtgtacctacgtgcgtgcgttcgtgtgtacgtgcgtgcgtgtgtacctacgtgcgtgcgttcgtgtgtaCCTACGTGCATGCGTTCGTGTGTACctacgtgcgtgcgttcgtgtgtacgtacgtgcgtgcgttcgtgtgtacctacgtgcgtgcgttcgtgtgtacctacgtgcatgtgtgcgtgcgtgcgtgcgtacaTACGTGCgtttgtgtgtacgtgcgtgtgtacgtacgtgcgtgcgtgcgtgtgtacgtgcatgcgtgtgtgtgtgcgtgtgtacgtacgtgcatgcgtgtgtacgtgcgtgcgtgtgtacgtgcgtgcgtgtgtacgtacgtgcgtgcgtgtgtacgtatgtgcgtgcgggtgtacgtgcgtgcgtgtgtacgtacgtgcgtgcgtgcgtgtgtacgtacgtgcgtgcgtgtgtgtgaacgtgcgtgcgtgtgtacgtatgtgcgtgcgtgtgtatgtacgtgcgtgcgtgtgtacgtatgtgcgtgcgtgtgtacgtacgtgtgtacggcgtacgtgcgtgtgtgtgtgtgtatgtatgtgcgtgcgtgtgtatacgtgcgtgcgtgtgtacgtgcgtgcgtgtgtacgtatgtgcatgcgtgtgtacggcgtgtgcacgtgcgtgcgtgtgtacgtacatTCGTGCATTTgtacgtgcgtgtgcgtgtgtacgtgtgtgcgtgcgtgtgtacgtatgtgcgtgcgtgtgtacgtatgtgcgtgcgtgtgtacgttcgtgcgtgcgtgtgtacgtgcgtgcgtgtgtacgtacgtgcatgcgtgtgtgcgtgcgtgtacgtgcgtgcgtgtgtacgtgcgtgcgtgcgtgtatgtGCGTACGTATGTGCGTCTGTACGTATATTCGTGCATGTgtacgtatgtgcgtgtgtgtacgtgcgtgcgtgtgtacgtgcgtgcgtgtgtacgtgcgtgtgtacgtgcgtgtgtatgtgcgtgcgtgtgtacgttcgTGCGTGCGTGTACGTATGTGCGTAcgtatgtgcgtgtgtacgtatatTCGTgcatgtgtacgtgcgtgtgtgcgtgcgtgtgtacgtatgtgcgtgcgtgtgtacgtgcgtgcgtgtgtacgtatgtgcgtgcgtgtgtacgtgcgtgcgtgcgtgtacgtatgtgcgtacgtatgtgcgtgtgtacgtacatTCGTgcatgtgtacgtgcgtgtgtgcgtgcgtgtgtacgtatgtgcgtgcgtgtgtgcgtgcgtgtgtacgtatgtgcgtgcgtgtgtacgtgcgtgcgtgcgtgtgtacgtatgtgcgtgcgtgtgtacgttcgTGCGTGCGTGTACGTATGTGCGTAcgtatgtgcgtgtgtacgtatattcgtgcatgtgtacgtgtgtacgtatgtgcgtgcgtgtgtacgtgcgtgtgtacgtaagTGCGTGCATGTGTACCTATGTGCGTACGTATGTGCGTACGTACGTACATttgtgcgtgtgtacgtacgtgcgtgcgtgtgtacgtgcgtgcgtgtgtacgtgcgtgcgtgtgtacataCGTGCGTGCATATGTACCTATGTGCGTACGTATGTGCGTACGTACGTACAtttgtgcgtgtgtacgtatgtgcgtgcgtgtgtacgtatgtgcatgcgtgtgtacgtatgtgcgtgtgtacgtgcgtgcgtgtacgtacgtgcgtgcgtgtgtacgtacgtgcgtgcgtgtgtacgtacgtgagtgcgtgtgtacgtgcatgCGTAcgtgggtgcgtgcgtgcgtgcgtacgtgcgtgtgtacgtgcgtgtgtacgtgcgtgtgtgcgtgcgtgtgtacgtacgtgcgtgcgttcgtgtgtatgtacgtgtgcgtacgtgcgttcgtgtgtacgtacgtgcgtgcgttcgtgtgtacgtacgtgcgtgcgttcgtgtgtacgtacgtgcgtgcgttcgcgtgtacgtacgtgcgtgcgttcgcgtgtacgtacgtgcgtgcgttcgtgtgtaCGTACATGCGTGCGTTCGTGCGTACGTAAGTGCGTGCGTTTGTGTGTACCTACGTGCGTTCGTGTGTACCAACGTGCGTGCGTTCGTGcgtacgtacgtgcgtgcgttcgtgtgtacctacgtgcgttcgtgtgtacctacgtgcgtgcgttcgtgcgtacgtacgtgcgtgcgttcgtgtgtacctacgtgcgttcgtgtgtaccaacgtgcgtgcgttcgtgcgtacgtacgtgcgtgcgttcgtgtgtacctacgtgcgttcgtgtgtacctacgtgcgtgcgttcgtgcgtacgtacgtgcgtgcgttcgtgtgtacctacgtgcgttcgtgtgtacctacgtgcgtgtgtgcgtgcgtgtgtgtgtacgtgcgtgcgtgcgtgtgtgtgtacgtacgtgcgtgcgttcgtgtgtacgtgcgtgcgtgcgttcgtgtgtacctacgtgcgtgcgttcgtgcgtacctacgtgcgtgcgttcgtgcgtacgtgcgtgcgttcgtgcgtacgtacgtgcgtgcgtacgtgcgttcgtgtgtacgtacgtgcgagcgttcgtgtgtgtgtgtgtacgtgcgtgtgtacgtacgtgcgtgcgttcgtgtgtacctacgtgcgtgcgttcgtgtgtacctacgtgcgtgcgttcgtgtgtgtgtgtgtacgtgcgtgtgtacgtacgtgcgtgcgttcgtgtgtacctacgtgcgtgcgttcgtgtgtacgtgcgtgcgtgcgtgtgtacctacgtgcgtgcgttcgtgtgtacctacgtgcgtgcgttcgtgtgtacgtgcgtgcgtgtgtacctacgtgcgtgcgttcgtgtgtacctacgtgcgtgcgttcgtgtgtacgtgcgtgcgtgtgtacctacgtgcgtgcgttcgtgtgtaCCTACGTGCATGCGTTCGTGTGTACctacgtgcgtgcgttcgtgtgtacgtacgtgcgtgcgttcgtgtgtacctacgtgcgtgcgttcgtgtgtacctacgtgcatgtgtgcgtgcgtgcgtgcgtacaTACGTGCgtttgtgtgtacgtgcgtgtgtacgtacgtgcgtgcgtgcgtgtgtacgtgcatgcgtgtgtgtgtgcgtgtgtacgtacgtgcatgcgtgtgtacgtgcgtgcgtgtgtacgtgcgtgcgtgtgtacgtacgtgcgtgcgtgtgtacgtatgtgcgtgcgggtgtacgtgcgtgcgtgtgtacgtacgtgcgtgcgtgcgtgtgtacgtacgtgcgtgcgtgtgtgtgaacgtgcgtgcgtgtgtacgtatgtgcgtgcgtgtgtatgtacgtgcgtgcgtgtgtacgtatgtgcgtgcgtgtgtacgtacgtgtgtacggcgtacgtgcgtgtgtgtgtgtgtatgtatgtgcgtgcgtgtgtatacgtgcgtgcgtgtgtacgtgcgtgcgtgtgtacgtatgtgcatgcgtgtgtacggcgtgtgcacgtgcgtgcgtgtgtacgtacatTCGTGCATTTgtacgtgcgtgtgcgtgtgtacgtgcgtgtgtgcgtgtgtacgtgcgtgcgtgtgtgcgtgcgtgtgtacgtatgtgcgtgcgtgtgtacgtatgtgcgtgcgtgtgtacgttcgtgcgtgcgtgtgtacgtgcgtgcgtgtgtacgtacgtgcatgcgtgtgtgcgtgcgtgtacgtgcgtgcgtgtgtacgtgcgtgcgtgcgtgtatgtGCGTACGTATGTGCGTCTGTACGTATATTCGTGCATGTgtacgtatgtgcgtgtgtgtacgtgcatgcgtgtgtacgtgcgtgcgtgtgtacgtgcgtgtgtacgtgcgtgtgtacgtgcgtgtgtacgtgcgtgcgtgtgtacgtgcgtgcgtgtgtacgtgcgtgtgtacgtgcgtgcgtgtacgtatgtgcgtacgtatgtgcgtgtgtacgtatatTCGTGCATGTgtacgtatgtgcgtgtgtgtacgtgcgtgcgtgtgtacgtgcgtgcgtgtgtacatacgtgcgtgcgtgcgtgtgtatgtacgtgcgtgcgtgtgtacgtatgtgcgtgcgtgtgtacgtacgtgcgcgcgtgtgtacgtgcgtgcgtacgtgcgtacgtgtgtacgtgcgtgcgtgtgtatgtacgtgcgtgcgtgtgtacgtacgtgcgtgtgtacgtatgtgcatgcgtgtgtacggcgtgtgtacgtacgtgcgtgcgtgtgtacgtatgtgcatgcgtgtgtacggtgtgtgtacgtacgtgcgtgcgtgtgtacgtatgtgcatgcgtgtgtacggcgtgtgcacgtgcgtgcgtgtgtacgtacatTCGTgcatgtgtacgtgcgtgtgcgtgtgtgcgtatgtgcgtgcgtgtgtacgtatgtgcgtgcgtgtgtacgttcgtgcgtgtgtgcgtgcgtgcgtgtgtacgtacgtgcgtgcgtgtgtacgtacgtgtgtacgtacgtgcgtgcgtgtgtacggcctgcgtgtgtacgtacgtgcgtgcgtgtgtacgtgcctgcgtgtgtacgtacgtgcgtgcgtgtgtacgtgcgtgtgtacgtgcgtgtgtacgtgcgtgtgtacgtgcgtgcgtgtgtgtatgtgcgtacgtatgtgcgtgtgtacgtatatTCGTGCATGTgtacgtatgtgcgtgtgtgtacgtgcgtgcgtgtgtacgtgcgtgcatgtgtacatacgtgcgtgcgtgtgtacgtgcgtgtgtacgtgcatgcgtgtacgtatgtgcgtacgtatgtgcgtgtgtacgtatattcgtgcgtgcgtgtgttcgtgcgtgcgtgtgtacgtgcgtgcgtgtgtacgtatgtgcgtaCGTATGTACGTGTGTACGTACAttcgtgcatgtgtgcgtgtgtccgtgcgtgtgtgtccgtgcgtgtgtgtccgtacgtgcgtgtgtccgtgcgtgtgtacgtgcgtgtgtgcgtaCGTGCGTGTGTACATACGTATGTGCGTGTGTACATAgatgtacacacatacacaaatgtaCACACGTGCGCGCGTGCATACGTACATGTGCGTACGTATGTACGTGTGTACCTGTGTAcgtatgtgtctatgtgtgtacatctgtgtacgtacgtgtgtgtgtgtgcaggtgtgtgttgtGGGACTCTATAcagtcggtggcacagtggttagcactgttaccgcacatgggcccgggttcaattccagccttgggtcactgtctgtgtggagtttgcacgttctccccgtgtctgcttgggtttccacccacacaccaaagatgtgcaggttaggtggattggccgtgctaaattctccctcagtgtaacccgaacaggcaccggagtgtggtgactaggggattttcacagtaactccattgcagtgttaatgtaagcccacttgtaacactaataaataaactttttaaacagcCTTGGAACGTGTGCTGAGCTGCAGTGGGTCTTTGTACTTCCTGAACAGCagttgtattgtgtgtgtgtgtttgtcttccAATCTTTCAGGGGGAGTTCCACAGGAAGAGGACCAGGATCCACCGAGCATCACCAGTGTCCAGTCCCCAGGCTCCTTCACCACCGACCCTGCCGTGCGATACATCTTCCGTACTGACAACAGTGGCGGGCAGGTAAGGCATGGTGTGTGGGCTTGCGTGTCTTGGAGCGTGACCGAGGGCGGTGTGGGATAAATTCTAACTGTTGGAGCATCGCGCACGCTGCAATAAAAGGTTCAGTGATCTGGCCAGGCCGGGAAAGGCCAGCGATATTCGGCATTTAATACAGATGGCTGGGGAGAAGAAGATACCCCTCGGAATCTGTGCATTGAAACACAAGGCCACCAGGGATGGAGAGATAGTGGAGTGTAGGGCAGCCTGTGGAGAGGGAATCAAATGGCTAAACGTTTAcgaattttctctctctctcactttgccGCTCTCCAGCAGGTGACCTACCGTGTTATTCAGGTGACCGATGCCCCTTTGGATGTCCAGAATGAGGGCACGGCAGCAGTGAGTGTACTAACCACGGCACCCGGATTCTCACCCACATCGCAGGCCATGACACAGGTAAAAGTGCAACTCTGTACTGGAGCCACAGCACCTGCCCTGGGAGCTtaactgtgtatctaaccctgttCCTGGTCCCGAGACCTGCTGCTTGATGCTCTGTATCTGGAGGGTCGGTGAGAGATCAGTTGTCAGCAATATCACCGCTGAAAATGCCTGATTCGCACTTCTGCTTTTTTTTCACTCTCTCCTGATTTGACATATGATGGTTAATCAACTTTTCTTTTTCCCCTTTTCCACTCTTTCAACCCCACCCTCCGTCTCCAGTCAGTCCTCCAGGGGTCCTTCATCAATGGGGAAAACACGGAGATCGAAAGCTCGGGATCGGAGACCCGCTTTGCCTACCTCCCCACCGCCGATTCCTCTGCCACGGCTGTGGTGACATCTCAGGGCTCTGATGCCATCCTGAGCCAGGCAGCCTCAGCTGCAGCCGGTAGGTATACCCTGGGATGGAGCCAGTTCTCTAGTTCCACTGAGAACAGAGGAATCATCTCACCGTAACAGTGTCCAACTCAGAATGGAGTCAGCTCAACGGGAATACAtttccctatctccctccctctctctgtcacagggCACCACGgtggtcggcactgctgcctcacagcgccagggaccctcgggttcaattcccagcttgggtcgctgtctgtgtggagtttgcactttctccgtgtctccatggtttcctccgggtgctccggtttcctcctaccattctatgttctatgaaagatgtgctggttaggtgcgttggccatgttaaattctccctcagtgcacccgaacaggtgccagagtgtggtgacaaggggattttcacagtaacttcattgcagtgttaatgtaaaccgatttgtgacactaataaataaacttcaaactctcTCTGTCAGCCGCCCctgcccctgcgccgccccctgccccctgcgccgccccctgccccctgcgccgccccctgccccctgcgccgccccctgccccctgcggcgccccctgcccctgcgccgccccctgcgccgccccctgcccctgcgccgccccctgccccctgcgccgccccctgcccctgcgccgccccctgcgccgccccctgtgccgccccctgccccgccccctgccccgccccctgccccctgcgccgccccctgccccgccccctgcccctgcgccgccccctgcgccgccccctgccccctgcgccgccccctgcgccgccccctgcgccgccccctgcgccgccccctgcccctgtgccgccccctgcgccgccccctgcgccgccccctgccccctgcgccgccccctgcgccgccccatgccccctgcgccgccccctgcgccgccccctgccccctgcgccgccccctgcgccgccccctgcgccgccccctgccccctgtgccgccccctgcgccgccccctgcgccgccccatgcgccgccccctgccccctgccccctgcgccgccccctgccccctgccccctgcgccgccccctgcgccgccccctgcgccgccccctgccccctgccccctgcgccgccccctgccccctgccccctgcgccgccccctgcgccgccccctgcgccgccccctgcgccgccccatgccccctgcgccgccccctgccccctgccccctgccccctgcgccgccccctgtgccgccccctgccccctgcgccgccccctgcgccgcccctgccccgccccctgcccctgcgccgccccctgccccctgcgccgccccctgccccctgcgccgccccctgccccctgcgccgccccctgccccctgcgccgccccctgccccctgcgccgccccctgcccctgcgccgccccctgccccctgcgccgccccctgcccctgcgccgccccctgccccgccccctgcccctgcgccgccccctgccccctgcgccgccccctgcccctgcgccgccccctgccccctgcgccaccccctgcgccgccccctgcgccgccccctgcgccgccccctgccccctgcgccgccccatgccccctgcgccgccccatgccccctgcgccgccccatgccccctgcgccgccccctgccccctgccccctgccccctgccccctgcgccgccccatgccccctgcgccgccccctgcgccgccccctgcgccgccccatgccccctgcgccgccccctgccccctgcgccgccccctgcgccgccccctgccccctgccccctgcgccgccccctgccccctgccccctgcgccgccccatgccccctgccccctgcgccgcccactgcgccgccccctgcgccgccccctgccccctgccccctgccccctgccccccccgccgccccatgccccctgcgccgccccctgcgccgccccatgccccctgcgccgccccctgccccctgccccctgcgccgccccctgccccctgccccctgcgccgccccctgccccctgcgccgccccctgccccctgcgccgcccactgccccctgcgccgcccactgccccctgccccctgcgccgccccctgccccctgcgccgccccatgccccctgccccctgcgccgccccctgccccctgcgccgccccctgccccctgccccctgcgccgccccctgccccctgcgccgccccctgccccctgccccctgcgccgccccctgccccctgcgccgccccctgccccctgccccctgcgccgccccctgccccctgccccctgcgccgccccatgccccctgcgccgccccctgccccctgccccctgccccctgcgccgccccatgccccctgcgccgccccctgcgccgccccctgcgccgccccatgccccctgcgccgccccctgcgccgccccatgccccctgcgccgccccatgccccctgcgccgccccatgccccctgccccctgcgccgccccctgcgccgccccctgcgccgccccctgccccctgccccctgccccctgcgccgccccatgccccctgcgccgccccctgcgccgccccatgccccctgcgccgccccctgccccctgccccctgcgccgccccctgccccctgcgccgccccctgccccctgcgccgcccactgccccctgccccctgcgccgccccctgccccctgcgccgccccatgccccctgccccctgcgccgccccctgccccctgcgccgccccctgccccctgccccctgcgccgccccctgccccctgcgccgccccctgccccctgccccctgcgccgccccctgccccctgcgccgccccctgccccctgccccctgcgccgccccctgccccctgccccctgcgccgccccctgccccctgcgccgccccatgccccctgcgccgccccctgccccctgcgccgccccctgccccctgcgccgccccctgccccctgcgccgccccatgccccctgccccctgcgccgccccctgccccctgcgccgccccatgccccctgccccctgcgccgccccatgccccctgccccctgcgccgccccctgccccctgccccctgcgccgccccatgccccctgcgccgccccatgccccctgcgccgccccatgccccctgccccctgcgctgccccctgcgccgccccatgccccctgcgccgccccatgccccctgcgccgccccctgccccctgcgccgccccctgcgccgccccctgcgctgccccctgcgccgccccatgccccctgccccctgcgctgccccctgcgccgccccatgccccctgccccctgcgctgccccctgcgccgccccctgcgccgccccctgcgccgccccctgcgccgccccctgcgccgcctcctgcgccgccccctgccccctgccccctgcgccgccccctgccccctgccccctgcgccgccccctgcgccgccccctgcgccgccccctgccccctgcccctgcgccgccccctgccccctgccccctgcgccgccccctgcgccaccccctgcgccgccccctgcgccgccccctgccccctgccccctgcgccgccccatgccccctgccccctgcgccgccccatgccccctgccccctgcgccgccccctgcgccgccccatgccccctgccccctgcgccgccccctgcgccgccccctgcgccgccccatgccccctgccccctgcgccgccccctgcgccgccccatgccccatgccccctgcgccgccccatgccccctgccccctgcgccgccccctgcgccgccccctgccc
Above is a genomic segment from Mustelus asterias unplaced genomic scaffold, sMusAst1.hap1.1 HAP1_SCAFFOLD_2890, whole genome shotgun sequence containing:
- the LOC144490118 gene encoding upstream stimulatory factor 1-like is translated as MKGQQNASGGEEGTLHLQEGGVPQEEDQDPPSITSVQSPGSFTTDPAVRYIFRTDNSGGQVTYRVIQVTDAPLDVQNEGTAAVSVLTTAPGFSPTSQAMTQSVLQGSFINGENTEIESSGSETRFAYLPTADSSATAVVTSQGSDAILSQAASAAAGQFYVMMSPQDVLPGSTTQRSITPRAHPYSPKLESPRVARDDKRRAQHNE